Proteins encoded within one genomic window of Rhinolophus sinicus isolate RSC01 linkage group LG14, ASM3656204v1, whole genome shotgun sequence:
- the NUDT17 gene encoding nucleoside diphosphate-linked moiety X motif 17 isoform X2, whose amino-acid sequence MAAARVLLLLSGRPESRPPFCPFAALNQQPSPAGTELPTNRGVDLGVAIILQSSDQTVLLTRRTRTLRVSPNLWVPPGGHVELDEELLDGGLRELWEESGLQLPQGQFSWVPLGLWESAYPPRLSWGLPRYHHIVLYLLVVSQESQQQLQARIQPNPSEVSAFMWLGPEVAAAIAATEDGTETPRHLSQDLPPSVLAVELEHDGGTRPLALPVSTLLRTTPTTTEGEERVSTGTKFALRLWLQHLSSVTPRPCASGAHMDPGPAKEEQNVDPLPPNQGSGKPSA is encoded by the exons ATGGCCGCGGCGCGGGTGCTGCTGCTCCTGTCTGGGCGCCCGGAGTCG CGACCCCCTTTCTGCCCTTTTGCGGCCCTGAACCAGCAGCCCAGCCCAGCGGGGACTGAGCTGCCCACGAATCGAGGCGTGGATCTGGGTGTGGCCATCATTCTGCAGTCCAGCGACCAGACTGTCTTGTTGACCCGAAGGACACGCACCCTCAGAGTGTCCCCCAACCTCTGGGTACCCCCAG GTGGGCACGTGGAACTTGATGAAGAG CTGTTGGATGGAGGGCTTCGAGAGCTTTGGGAGGAGAGTGGACTACAGCTACCCCAGGGCCAGTTCTCTTGGGTCCCTCTGGGGTTATGGGAG tCTGCCTACCCGCCTAGGCTGAGCTGGGGTCTCCCCAGATACCATCACATCGTCCTCTATCTACTTGTGGTCTCGCAGGAGTCACAGCAGCAGCTGCAG GCCCGGATCCAACCAAACCCAAGTGAGGTGAGCGCCTTTATGTGGCTGGGACCAGAAGTGGCAGCTGCAATAGCTGCCACAGAGGATGGGACAGAGACACCCAGACATCTCTCCCAGGACCTACCACCCTCTGTACT TGCGGTGGAACTGGAGCACGATGGAGGAACTCGCCCTCTGGCCTTGCCCGTGTCCACACTGCTCCGGACGACCCCAACCACCACAGAAGGCGAAGAGAGGGTCAGCACTGGAACCAAGTTTGCCCTCAGGCTCTGGCTGCAACATCTAAGCAG TGTGACACCCCGACCGTGTGCAAGTGGCGCTCACATGGACCCAGGGCCCGCAAAGGAAGAACAGAACGtggaccccctccccccaaaccagGGATCCGGAAAGCCAAGTGCATaa
- the NUDT17 gene encoding nucleoside diphosphate-linked moiety X motif 17 isoform X1 codes for MAAARVLLLLSGRPESVSFAQSVCGLLGAGPELGPWLTHCGLQRGQLLLSARPFPGASARLPLQRPPFCPFAALNQQPSPAGTELPTNRGVDLGVAIILQSSDQTVLLTRRTRTLRVSPNLWVPPGGHVELDEELLDGGLRELWEESGLQLPQGQFSWVPLGLWESAYPPRLSWGLPRYHHIVLYLLVVSQESQQQLQARIQPNPSEVSAFMWLGPEVAAAIAATEDGTETPRHLSQDLPPSVLAVELEHDGGTRPLALPVSTLLRTTPTTTEGEERVSTGTKFALRLWLQHLSSVTPRPCASGAHMDPGPAKEEQNVDPLPPNQGSGKPSA; via the exons ATGGCCGCGGCGCGGGTGCTGCTGCTCCTGTCTGGGCGCCCGGAGTCGGTGAGCTTCGCACAGAGTGTGTGTGGCCTCCTGGGCGCCGGGCCCGAGCTCGGGCCGTGGCTCACGCACTGCGGCCTGCAGCGAGGGCAGCTCCTCCTCTCGGCCAGGCCGTTCCCAGGCGCCTCGGCCAGGCTCCCGCTCCAG CGACCCCCTTTCTGCCCTTTTGCGGCCCTGAACCAGCAGCCCAGCCCAGCGGGGACTGAGCTGCCCACGAATCGAGGCGTGGATCTGGGTGTGGCCATCATTCTGCAGTCCAGCGACCAGACTGTCTTGTTGACCCGAAGGACACGCACCCTCAGAGTGTCCCCCAACCTCTGGGTACCCCCAG GTGGGCACGTGGAACTTGATGAAGAG CTGTTGGATGGAGGGCTTCGAGAGCTTTGGGAGGAGAGTGGACTACAGCTACCCCAGGGCCAGTTCTCTTGGGTCCCTCTGGGGTTATGGGAG tCTGCCTACCCGCCTAGGCTGAGCTGGGGTCTCCCCAGATACCATCACATCGTCCTCTATCTACTTGTGGTCTCGCAGGAGTCACAGCAGCAGCTGCAG GCCCGGATCCAACCAAACCCAAGTGAGGTGAGCGCCTTTATGTGGCTGGGACCAGAAGTGGCAGCTGCAATAGCTGCCACAGAGGATGGGACAGAGACACCCAGACATCTCTCCCAGGACCTACCACCCTCTGTACT TGCGGTGGAACTGGAGCACGATGGAGGAACTCGCCCTCTGGCCTTGCCCGTGTCCACACTGCTCCGGACGACCCCAACCACCACAGAAGGCGAAGAGAGGGTCAGCACTGGAACCAAGTTTGCCCTCAGGCTCTGGCTGCAACATCTAAGCAG TGTGACACCCCGACCGTGTGCAAGTGGCGCTCACATGGACCCAGGGCCCGCAAAGGAAGAACAGAACGtggaccccctccccccaaaccagGGATCCGGAAAGCCAAGTGCATaa
- the PIAS3 gene encoding E3 SUMO-protein ligase PIAS3 isoform X1 → MAELGELKHMVMSFRVSELQVLLGFAGRNKSGRKHELLAKALHLLKSSCAPSVQMKIKELYRRRFPRKTLGPSDLSLLSLPPGTPPVGSPGPLAPIPPALLAPGTLLGPKREVDMHPPLPQPVHPDVTMKPLPFYEVYGELIRPTTLASNSSQRFEEAHFTFALTPQQVQQILTSREVLPGAKCDYTIQVQLRFCLCETSCPQEDYFPPNLFVKVNGKLCPLPGYLPPTKNGAEPKRPSRPINITPLARLSATVPNTIVVNWSSEFGRNYSLSVYLVRQLTAGTLLQKLRAKGIRNPDHSRALIKEKLTADPDSEVATTSLRVSLMCPLGKMRLTVPCRALTCAHLQSFDAALYLQMNEKKPTWTCPVCDKKAPYESLIIDGLFMEILNSCSDCDEIQFMEDGSWCPMKPKKEASEVCPPPGYGLDGLQYSPVQEGSLSENKKKVEVIDLTIESSSDEEDLPPTKKHCPVTSAAIPALPGSKGVLTSGHQPSSVLRSPAMGTLGGDFLSSLPLHEYPPAFPLGADIQGLDLFSFLQTESQHYGPSVITSLDEQDALGHFFQYRGTPSHFLGPLAPTLGSSHRSTTPAPPPGRVSSIVAPGGALREGHGGPLPSGPSLTGCRSDIISLD, encoded by the exons ATGGCGGAGCTGGGCGAATTAAAG CACATGGTGATGAGTTTCCGGGTGTCTGAGCTCCAGGTGCTCCTCGGCTTTGCTGGCCGGAACAAGAGTGGACGGAAGCACGAGCTCCTGGCTAAGGCCCTGCACCTCCTCAAGTCCAGCTGCGCCCCCAGCGTCCAAATGAAGATCAAAGAGCTTTACCGCCGCCGCTTCCCCCGGAAGACCCTGGGGCCCTCAGATCTCTCCCTGCTCTCTCTGCCCCCTGGCACCCCTCCTGTAGGCTCCCCTGGTCCTCTAGCTCCCATCCCCCCAGCCCTCTTGGCCCCTGGCACGCTGCTGGGCCCCAAGCGTGAAGTGGACATGCACCCCCCTCTGCCCCAGCCTGTGCACCCTGACGTCACCATGAAGCCATTGCCTTTCTATGAAGTCTATGGGGAGCTCATCCGGCCCACCACCCTCG CATCCAACTCTAGCCAGCGGTTTGAGGAAGCGCACTTTACCTTTGCCCTCACACCCCAGCAAGTGCAGCAGATTCTCACGTCCAG AGAGGTTCTGCCAGGAGCCAAATGCGATTATACCATACAGGTGCAGCTCAG GTTCTGTCTCTGTGAGACCAGCTGCCCCCAGGAGGATTATTTTCCCCCCAACCTGTTTGTCAAGGTCAATGGGAAACTGTGCCCCCTGCCG ggtTATCTTCCCCCTACCAAGAATGGGGCTGAGCCCAAGAGGCCCAGCCGCCCCATCAACATCACACCCCTGGCTCGACTTTCGGCCACTGTTCCCAACACCATCGTGGTCAACTGGTCATCTGAGTTTGGACGG AATTACTCCTTGTCCGTGTACCTGGTGAGGCAGTTGACTGCAGGGACCCTTCTACAGAAACTCAGGGCAAAGGGCATCCGGAACCCAGACCACTCCCGGGCACTGA TCAAGGAGAAACTGACCGCTGACCCAGACAGTGAGGTGGCCACTACAAGTCTCCGGGTGTCACTCATGTGTCCG CTGGGGAAGATGCGCCTGACGGTCCCTTGTCGTGCCCTCACCTGCGCCCACCTGCAGAGCTTCGATGCTGCCCTTTATCTACAGATGAATGAGAAGAAGCCAACGTGGACATGTCCTGTGTGCGACAAGAAGGCTCCTTATGAATCTCTCATCATTGATGG ttTATTCATGGAGATTCTTAATTCCTGTTCGGATTGTGATGAGATCCAGTTCATGGAAGATGGCTCCTGGTGCCCAATGAAACCCAAGAAGGAGGCATCTGAGGTTTGCCCCCCGCCAGGGTATGGGCTGGATG GCCTCCAGTACAGCCCAGTCCAAGAGGGCAGTCTGTCAGAGAATAAGAAGAAGGTGGAAGTTATCGACTTGACAATAGAAAGCTCATCAGACGAGGAGGACCTGCCCCCGACCAAGAAGCACTGCCCTGTCACCTCAGCTGCCATCCCGGCCCTACCTGGAAGCAAAGG AGTCCTGACATCTGGTCACCAGCCCTCTTCGGTGCTACGGAGCCCTGCTATGGGCACGCTGGGCGGGGATTTCCTGTCCAGTCTGCCCCTACACGAGTACCCACCTGCCTTCCCCTTGGGGGCCGACATCCAAG gtttagatttattttctttccttcagactGAGAGTCAG CACTATGGTCCCTCCGTCATCACCTCGCTAGATGAACAGGATGCCCTTGGCCATTTCTTCCAGTACCGAGGGACCCCTTCCCACTTCCTGGGCCCACTGGCCCCCACACTGGGGAGCTCACACCGCAGCACCACTCCAGCACCCCCTCCTGGCCGTGTCAGTAGTATTGTGGCTCCTGGGGGGGCCTTGAGGGAGGGGCACGGAGGACCCCTGCCCTCAGGTCCCTCTTTGACTGGCTGCCGGTCAGACATCATTTCCCTGGACTGA
- the PIAS3 gene encoding E3 SUMO-protein ligase PIAS3 isoform X2 encodes MVMSFRVSELQVLLGFAGRNKSGRKHELLAKALHLLKSSCAPSVQMKIKELYRRRFPRKTLGPSDLSLLSLPPGTPPVGSPGPLAPIPPALLAPGTLLGPKREVDMHPPLPQPVHPDVTMKPLPFYEVYGELIRPTTLASNSSQRFEEAHFTFALTPQQVQQILTSREVLPGAKCDYTIQVQLRFCLCETSCPQEDYFPPNLFVKVNGKLCPLPGYLPPTKNGAEPKRPSRPINITPLARLSATVPNTIVVNWSSEFGRNYSLSVYLVRQLTAGTLLQKLRAKGIRNPDHSRALIKEKLTADPDSEVATTSLRVSLMCPLGKMRLTVPCRALTCAHLQSFDAALYLQMNEKKPTWTCPVCDKKAPYESLIIDGLFMEILNSCSDCDEIQFMEDGSWCPMKPKKEASEVCPPPGYGLDGLQYSPVQEGSLSENKKKVEVIDLTIESSSDEEDLPPTKKHCPVTSAAIPALPGSKGVLTSGHQPSSVLRSPAMGTLGGDFLSSLPLHEYPPAFPLGADIQGLDLFSFLQTESQHYGPSVITSLDEQDALGHFFQYRGTPSHFLGPLAPTLGSSHRSTTPAPPPGRVSSIVAPGGALREGHGGPLPSGPSLTGCRSDIISLD; translated from the exons ATGGTGATGAGTTTCCGGGTGTCTGAGCTCCAGGTGCTCCTCGGCTTTGCTGGCCGGAACAAGAGTGGACGGAAGCACGAGCTCCTGGCTAAGGCCCTGCACCTCCTCAAGTCCAGCTGCGCCCCCAGCGTCCAAATGAAGATCAAAGAGCTTTACCGCCGCCGCTTCCCCCGGAAGACCCTGGGGCCCTCAGATCTCTCCCTGCTCTCTCTGCCCCCTGGCACCCCTCCTGTAGGCTCCCCTGGTCCTCTAGCTCCCATCCCCCCAGCCCTCTTGGCCCCTGGCACGCTGCTGGGCCCCAAGCGTGAAGTGGACATGCACCCCCCTCTGCCCCAGCCTGTGCACCCTGACGTCACCATGAAGCCATTGCCTTTCTATGAAGTCTATGGGGAGCTCATCCGGCCCACCACCCTCG CATCCAACTCTAGCCAGCGGTTTGAGGAAGCGCACTTTACCTTTGCCCTCACACCCCAGCAAGTGCAGCAGATTCTCACGTCCAG AGAGGTTCTGCCAGGAGCCAAATGCGATTATACCATACAGGTGCAGCTCAG GTTCTGTCTCTGTGAGACCAGCTGCCCCCAGGAGGATTATTTTCCCCCCAACCTGTTTGTCAAGGTCAATGGGAAACTGTGCCCCCTGCCG ggtTATCTTCCCCCTACCAAGAATGGGGCTGAGCCCAAGAGGCCCAGCCGCCCCATCAACATCACACCCCTGGCTCGACTTTCGGCCACTGTTCCCAACACCATCGTGGTCAACTGGTCATCTGAGTTTGGACGG AATTACTCCTTGTCCGTGTACCTGGTGAGGCAGTTGACTGCAGGGACCCTTCTACAGAAACTCAGGGCAAAGGGCATCCGGAACCCAGACCACTCCCGGGCACTGA TCAAGGAGAAACTGACCGCTGACCCAGACAGTGAGGTGGCCACTACAAGTCTCCGGGTGTCACTCATGTGTCCG CTGGGGAAGATGCGCCTGACGGTCCCTTGTCGTGCCCTCACCTGCGCCCACCTGCAGAGCTTCGATGCTGCCCTTTATCTACAGATGAATGAGAAGAAGCCAACGTGGACATGTCCTGTGTGCGACAAGAAGGCTCCTTATGAATCTCTCATCATTGATGG ttTATTCATGGAGATTCTTAATTCCTGTTCGGATTGTGATGAGATCCAGTTCATGGAAGATGGCTCCTGGTGCCCAATGAAACCCAAGAAGGAGGCATCTGAGGTTTGCCCCCCGCCAGGGTATGGGCTGGATG GCCTCCAGTACAGCCCAGTCCAAGAGGGCAGTCTGTCAGAGAATAAGAAGAAGGTGGAAGTTATCGACTTGACAATAGAAAGCTCATCAGACGAGGAGGACCTGCCCCCGACCAAGAAGCACTGCCCTGTCACCTCAGCTGCCATCCCGGCCCTACCTGGAAGCAAAGG AGTCCTGACATCTGGTCACCAGCCCTCTTCGGTGCTACGGAGCCCTGCTATGGGCACGCTGGGCGGGGATTTCCTGTCCAGTCTGCCCCTACACGAGTACCCACCTGCCTTCCCCTTGGGGGCCGACATCCAAG gtttagatttattttctttccttcagactGAGAGTCAG CACTATGGTCCCTCCGTCATCACCTCGCTAGATGAACAGGATGCCCTTGGCCATTTCTTCCAGTACCGAGGGACCCCTTCCCACTTCCTGGGCCCACTGGCCCCCACACTGGGGAGCTCACACCGCAGCACCACTCCAGCACCCCCTCCTGGCCGTGTCAGTAGTATTGTGGCTCCTGGGGGGGCCTTGAGGGAGGGGCACGGAGGACCCCTGCCCTCAGGTCCCTCTTTGACTGGCTGCCGGTCAGACATCATTTCCCTGGACTGA
- the ANKRD35 gene encoding ankyrin repeat domain-containing protein 35: MKRIFSCSSSQVAVEKWNRRDQKLLEAVQRGDVGRVAALASRKSARPTKLNSNGQSPFHLAASKGLTECLTILLANGADINSRNEDGSTALHLATISCQPQCVKVLLQHGANEDAVDAENRSPLHWAASSGCASSVLLLCDHEAFLDVLDNDGRTPLMIASLGGHAAICSQLLQRGARVNITDKDDKSALILACEKGSAEVAELLLSHGADAGAVDSMGHDALYYGLRTQDKALSGLLQQALNRRQRRGHGLVQHPDAASKASPSEPQVGSPPKSSWKAEPEEEQEEEEEDEDPCSEEWRWKYEKEQRKVAQLEQELARKTQECKAQAAAYVGLENQIREQVQELGLLLSQEPSPPGGQASGLRPGGDGMEQGCPLDLLAERIQELKKQQQAAAAATANPAAPKEAEDAAPGEIRYEAHGRSQAEEQGPPQRPRSETIGKVTGQQLTPNSGQALGPDHTDQLLAGQKERPQTAGAEPTGAVAEPVGITATNQLLLQLREELAAVWREKDAARGALSSLVLEGTLGTPRAEAAAAAWEKMEARLERVLVRLDRAKAGLQGKPEAPAQAAREGAPKAGPETITKEDEVREKGAPGARGEPLGAPGGEQMPGGGLAKGPLEKEVSALRRSNSNLLDELGELGRERQRLQGELQSLSQRLQREFVPKPEAQVQLQQLRRSVGLLTEELAVEKEATEKLRKRLASQSSGLRGLWDCLPADLVGKGRARGKAAEPLEELQACISALVARHREAQQVRARLEEENQRLRGSPALRGEPGASSKVPASSEVAALEQDLGKLEDELRAVQATMSGKSLEIGKLKQLLYQATEEVAELRAREVASLRQHEKTRGSLVAQAQAWGQELKALLEKYNTACREMGRLREAVAEERRRNGDLAARAVEQERQAGEMRGRSEQFEKTVELMKEKVEHLLEACRGKEAKIKELLKKLEHLSEEVLAVRGENARLALQLKDSQKNHEEIISTYRNHLLNAAQGYMEQDVYNILLRILSKQKE; this comes from the exons ATGAAGCGCATCTTCTCCTGCTCCAGCTCACAGGTGGCG GTGGAGAAATGGAACCGCCGTGATCAGAAGCTGCTGGAAGCAGTGCAGCGGGGGGACGTGGGACGCGTGGCTGCCCTGGCCTCCAGGAAGTCTGCCCGACCCACCAAGCTCAACTCCAACGGCCAGTCCCC GTTTCATCTGGCGGCCTCCAAAGGCCTGACAGAATGTCTGACCATACTGCTTGCGAATGGTGCCGACATCAACAGCAGGAATGAGGACG gaAGCACCGCCTTGCACTTGGCCACCATCTCCTGCCAGCCACAATGTGTCAAGGTCCTGCTCCAG CATGGAGCCAATGAAGACGCTGTGGATGCGGAAAATCGGAGTCCATTGCACTGGGCAG cctcctctggcTGTGCCTCAAGTGTGCTCCTGTTGTGTGACCACGAGGCCTTCCTGGACGTCCTGGATAAC GATGGACGTACACCCCTGATGATTGCCTCGCTGGGTGGTCACGCAGCTATCTGCTCACAGCTTCTGCAGAGAGGCGCCCGAGTTAATATCACAGACAAAGATGACAA ATCGGCTCTGATCCTGGCCTGTGAGAAAGGCAGTGCCGAGGTGGCTGAACTGCTCCTGAGCCATGGAGCCGATGCGGGGGCGGTGGACAGCATGGGGCATGACGCGCTGTACTACGGTCTGCGTACCCAAGACAAGGCCCTCTCGGGGCTGCTGCAGCAGGCCCTGAACCGCAGGCAGCGACGAG GTCACGGGCTAGTCCAACACCCAGATGCTGCATCTAAG GCCTCTCCATCGGAGCCTCAGGTGGGCTCTCCGCCTAAGAGCTCATGGAAAGCAGAGCccgaggaggagcaggaggaggaagaggaggatgaagaCCCATGCTCAGAGGAGTGGAGGTGGAAGTACGAGAAGGAGCAGAGGAAAGTTGCTCAGTTGGAGCAGGAGTTGGCGCGAAAGACACAAGAATGTAAGGCTCAAGCTGCCGCCTACGTGGGCCTGGAGAACCAGATTCGGGAGCAGGTACAGGAGCTGGGGCTCCTGCTATCCCAAGAGCCCAGCCCTCCAGGAGGGCAGGCTTCTGGTCTCCGTCCTGGAGGAGATGGCATGGAGCAGGGTTGTCCCCTGGACCTGCTGGCTGAGCGCATACAAGAGCTAAAGAAGCAGCAGCAGGCAGCAGCCGCAGCCACAGCAAACCCAGCCGCTCCCAAGGAGGCTGAAGATGCAGCCCCAGGAGAGATCCGTTATGAAGCCCACGGAAGGTCCCAAGCAGAAGAACAGGGGCCACCCCAGAGGCCAAGGTCTGAGACCATAGGGAAAGTTACAGGCCAGCAGCTGACCCCCAACAGTGGACAGGCCCTTGGCCCTGATCATACTGACCAGTTGCTTGCTGGCCAGAAGGAGAGGCCCCAGACCGCAGGGGCTGAACCAACAGGTGCAGTCGCTGAGCCAGTGGGCATAACAGCCACGAACCAGCTCCTGCTACAACTGAGGGAGGAGCTGGCTGCCGTGTGGCGAGAAAAGGATGCTGCCCGGGGAGCTTTGTCCAGCCTGGTCCTAGAGGGAACTCTGGGGACGCCCCGGGCTGAGGCTGCAGCAGCTGCCTGGGAGAAGATGGAGGCCAGGTTGGAGCGGGTGCTGGTGAGGCTGGATCGGGCAAAGGCAGGACTACAGGGAAAACCTGAGGCTCCTGCCCAGGCAGCCAGAGAGGGAGCCCCGAAGGCAGGCCCAGAAACCATCACCAAAGAGGATGAAGTGAGGGAGAAAGGGGCTCCTGGGGCTCGAGGGGAGCCTCTAGGGGCCCCTGGTGGGGAACAGATGCCAGGAGGAGGCCTGGCAAAGGGGCCGCTGGAGAAGGAGGTGTCGGCGCTGAGACGGAGCAACAGTAATTTGCTGGACGAGCTGGGAGAGCTGGGGCGCGAGCGGCAGCGGTTGCAGGGGGAGCTGCAATCCCTGAGCCAGCGGCTGCAGCGGGAGTTCGTGCCCAAGCCGGAGGCGCAGGTCCAGCTCCAGCAGTTGCGACGGAGCGTGGGGCTGCTGACAGAAGAACTGGCGGTGGAGAAGGAGGCCACCGAGAAGCTGCGAAAGCGCCTGGCCTCCCAGAGCAGTGGCCTCCGAGGGCTGTGGGACTGCCTGCCCGCAGACCTGGTGGGCAAGGGGCGTGCCCGGGGCAAGGCGGCCGAGCCCCTGGAGGAGCTGCAGGCCTGCATCAGCGCCCTGGTGGCCAGGCACCGCGAGGCCCAACAGGTGCGCGCTCGGCTGGAGGAGGAAAACCAGCGGCTGCGGGGGTCCCCCGCCCTACGCGGGGAGCCAGGCGCCTCCTCCAAGGTCCCCGCATCCTCCGAAGTGGCCGCTCTGGAGCAAGACCTGGGGAAGCTGGAGGACGAACTGCGGGCCGTTCAGGCCACGATGAGCGGGAAGAGCCTGGAGATCGGGAAACTGAAGCAGCTGCTCTACCAGGCCACGGAGGAAGTGGCCGAGCTGAGGGCCCGCGAGGTGGCCAGCCTGCGGCAGCACGAGAAAACGCGGGGCTCGCTggtggcccaggcccaggcctggggccaggAGCTCAAGGCTCTGCTGGAAAAGTATAACACCGCCTGCCGGGAAATGGGCCGGCTGCGGGAGGCTGTGGCCGAGGAGCGTCGCAGGAACGGGGATCTGGCCGCCAGGGCCGTGGAGCAGGAGCGTCAGGCCGGCGAGATGCGTGGGCGCTCCGAGCAGTTTGAGAAAACAGTGGAGCTGATGAAAGAGAAGGTGGAGCATCTTCTGGAAGCTTGCCGGGGCAAGGAGGCCAAG ATCAAGGAATTGTTGAAAAAGCTGGAGCACCTTTCAGAGGAAGTCCTAGCAGTTCGGGGAGAAAATGCTCGCCTTGCCCTGCAGCTAAAG GATTCCCAGAAGAACCATGAGGAAATCATCTCCACCTATAGGAACCATCTGCTGAATGCTGCTCAG GGCTACATGGAACAAGATGTATACAACATCCTGCTACGAATTCTCAGCAAGCAGAAGGAGTGA